In one window of Labilithrix sp. DNA:
- a CDS encoding serine/threonine protein kinase, which yields MAAVEVPALGTMLVKRYELTSEIGRGGCAVVFEAHDHRLGRIVAVKLPLGFTGDPVKTGRFQRESRVISSIHHPNVCAVLDNGETSRGTPFIVMERLFGESLRSVLGRRTMLGVNDTISIGLQLLSALDSVHAVGIIHRDIKPDNVVLVGRGGCDPIVKLVDFGLCRRSGREAAMTGPEATMTADGAIVGTPEYMAPEQVLGTKPDVRLDVYAAGVVLYECLSGERTFFAKSVREILSGVMNKRLRPLRDIRRDVPRSLDKLVARAMARDPKSRFRSAAEMQDALCQVKDELAAYARAAHRQAMMSSGEWEPPTAKLRSFQRPSPGPIRVSASAPTPRLPIPSLPPLRHSH from the coding sequence ATGGCGGCCGTCGAAGTTCCCGCGCTCGGGACGATGCTCGTGAAGCGCTACGAGCTGACGAGCGAGATCGGGCGCGGCGGCTGCGCGGTCGTGTTCGAGGCGCACGACCATCGGCTCGGCCGGATCGTCGCGGTGAAGCTCCCCCTCGGCTTCACCGGCGATCCCGTGAAGACGGGACGCTTCCAGCGCGAGTCGCGCGTCATCTCGTCGATCCATCATCCGAACGTGTGCGCCGTGCTCGACAACGGCGAGACCTCGCGCGGGACGCCGTTCATCGTGATGGAGCGCCTCTTCGGCGAGTCGCTCCGCTCGGTCCTCGGGCGCCGGACGATGCTCGGCGTCAACGACACGATCTCGATCGGCCTCCAGCTCCTCTCCGCGCTCGACTCCGTCCACGCGGTCGGGATCATCCATCGCGACATCAAGCCCGACAACGTCGTGCTCGTCGGTCGCGGCGGCTGCGATCCGATCGTGAAGCTCGTCGACTTCGGGCTCTGCCGTCGCTCCGGGCGCGAGGCGGCGATGACGGGTCCGGAGGCGACGATGACGGCCGACGGCGCGATCGTCGGCACGCCCGAGTACATGGCGCCGGAGCAGGTCCTCGGCACGAAGCCCGACGTGCGCCTCGACGTCTACGCCGCCGGCGTCGTCCTCTACGAGTGCCTCAGCGGAGAGCGCACGTTCTTCGCGAAGAGCGTGCGCGAGATCCTGAGCGGCGTCATGAACAAGCGGCTCCGCCCGCTGCGCGACATCCGGCGCGACGTCCCGCGATCGCTCGACAAGCTCGTCGCCCGCGCGATGGCGCGCGATCCCAAGAGCCGCTTCCGCAGCGCGGCCGAGATGCAGGACGCGCTCTGCCAGGTGAAGGACGAGCTCGCGGCCTACGCCCGCGCGGCGCATCGTCAGGCCATGATGAGCAGCGGCGAGTGGGAGCCGCCGACCGCGAAGCTCCGCTCCTTCCAGCGTCCGTCGCCGGGCCCCATCCGCGTGAGCGCCTCCGCCCCGACGCCCCGGCTCCCGATCCCCTCGCTCCCACCGCTCCGCCACTCGCACTGA
- a CDS encoding bacteriocin family protein — protein MDLLKRKLAPILPEAWKLIDEEATRVLKLHLAGRKIVDFDGPKGWRKAAVSTGRLELLDDESLGSDVGLGIREVQPLIEVRIPIKLSIMELDTVARGADDPDLEPVVRAAEKIAAVENRAIFHGLATAHMHGILESSPHPTFPLHNDATDLPRAILGAKDVLRKAGVNGPYALVLGPYLYDQVYATTDEGYPLAKRIEQQLVDRPIIRAEGVRGAAVVSLRGGDYELTVGQDLSIGYAYHTKDEVELYITESFTFRVLEPSAAVCIAAADVVKA, from the coding sequence GTGGACCTCCTCAAGCGCAAGCTCGCCCCGATCCTCCCCGAAGCCTGGAAGCTCATCGACGAGGAGGCCACGCGCGTCCTCAAGCTCCACCTCGCCGGCCGCAAGATCGTCGACTTCGACGGCCCGAAGGGCTGGCGCAAGGCGGCGGTGTCGACCGGCCGCCTCGAGCTCCTCGACGACGAGTCGCTCGGGTCCGACGTCGGCCTCGGCATCCGCGAGGTGCAGCCGCTCATCGAGGTGCGGATCCCGATCAAGCTGTCGATCATGGAGCTCGACACGGTCGCCCGCGGCGCGGACGATCCCGATCTCGAGCCGGTCGTCCGCGCGGCGGAGAAGATCGCGGCGGTCGAGAACCGCGCGATCTTCCACGGCCTCGCGACCGCGCACATGCACGGCATCCTCGAGTCGAGCCCGCACCCGACGTTCCCGCTCCACAACGACGCGACGGACCTTCCGCGCGCGATCCTCGGCGCGAAGGACGTGCTGCGGAAGGCGGGCGTGAACGGCCCCTACGCGCTCGTGCTCGGCCCGTACCTCTACGATCAGGTCTACGCGACGACGGACGAGGGCTACCCGCTCGCGAAGCGCATCGAGCAGCAGCTCGTCGATCGCCCGATCATCCGCGCGGAGGGCGTCCGCGGCGCGGCGGTCGTCTCGCTCCGCGGCGGCGACTACGAGCTCACCGTCGGCCAGGACCTCTCGATCGGCTACGCGTACCACACGAAGGACGAGGTCGAGCTCTACATCACGGAGTCGTTCACCTTCCGCGTCCTCGAGCCGAGCGCCGCCGTGTGCATCGCCGCCGCCGACGTCGTGAAGGCCTGA
- a CDS encoding ferritin, which translates to MASETFHERFEDLTPETRDMHRAITSLMEELEAVDWYQQRVDATTDEELKAILGHNRDEEIEHAMMVLEWIRRRNPTFDANAKTYLFSEGPITEVEDAATEGEGEPEQPDDGSLGIGSLKT; encoded by the coding sequence GTGGCCAGCGAGACTTTCCACGAACGCTTCGAAGACCTGACGCCGGAGACGCGCGACATGCACCGCGCGATCACCTCCTTGATGGAGGAGCTCGAGGCGGTCGACTGGTACCAGCAGCGCGTCGACGCGACGACGGACGAGGAGCTCAAGGCGATCCTCGGCCACAACCGCGACGAGGAGATCGAGCACGCGATGATGGTGCTCGAGTGGATCCGCCGCCGGAACCCGACCTTCGACGCGAACGCGAAGACGTACCTCTTCTCGGAGGGACCGATCACCGAGGTCGAAGACGCGGCGACGGAAGGCGAAGGCGAGCCGGAGCAGCCCGACGACGGCTCGCTCGGCATCGGCAGCCTCAAGACCTGA
- a CDS encoding S-(hydroxymethyl)glutathione dehydrogenase/class III alcohol dehydrogenase: MKTRAAVAHSAKSPLTVEDVELEGPKAGEVLVEIKASGICHTDEFTLSGADPEGLFPVIFGHEGAGVVVDVGAGVTTLKKGDHVIPLYTPECRACKSCLSRKTNLCTAIRATQGKGVMPDGTSRFSIGGTKVHHYMGCSTFAHHTVLPEIALAKIREDAPFEKVCYIGCGVTTGIGAVINTAKVEAGANVVVFGLGGIGLNVIQGARMVGADMIVGVDINPAREALGRKFGMTHFVNPKEVKGDLVPYLVDLTKGGADYSFECVGNTTLMRQALECCHRGWGVSVIIGVAGAGQEIATRPFQLVTGREWKGTAFGGARGRTDVPKIVDWYMDKKIDIDSLVTHVMPVDKINDGFELMRKGESIRGVVTF; encoded by the coding sequence ATGAAGACCCGCGCCGCCGTCGCCCACAGTGCGAAGTCCCCCCTCACCGTCGAGGACGTCGAGCTCGAAGGCCCCAAGGCCGGAGAGGTCCTCGTCGAGATCAAGGCCTCCGGCATCTGCCACACCGACGAGTTCACGCTCTCGGGCGCCGATCCGGAGGGCCTCTTCCCCGTCATCTTCGGACACGAGGGCGCCGGCGTCGTCGTCGACGTGGGCGCGGGCGTCACCACGCTCAAGAAGGGCGACCACGTCATCCCGCTCTACACACCCGAGTGCCGCGCGTGCAAGTCGTGCCTCTCGCGCAAGACGAACCTCTGCACCGCGATCCGCGCGACGCAGGGCAAAGGGGTGATGCCGGACGGCACGAGCCGCTTCTCGATCGGCGGCACCAAGGTCCATCACTACATGGGCTGCTCGACGTTCGCGCACCACACCGTGCTCCCCGAGATCGCGCTCGCGAAGATCCGCGAGGACGCGCCGTTCGAGAAGGTCTGTTACATCGGCTGCGGCGTCACGACCGGCATCGGCGCCGTCATCAACACGGCGAAGGTCGAGGCCGGCGCGAACGTCGTCGTCTTCGGCCTCGGCGGCATCGGCCTCAACGTGATCCAGGGCGCGAGGATGGTCGGCGCGGACATGATCGTCGGCGTCGACATCAACCCCGCGCGCGAGGCGCTCGGGCGCAAGTTCGGGATGACGCACTTCGTGAACCCGAAGGAGGTGAAGGGCGACCTCGTCCCCTACCTCGTCGACCTCACGAAGGGCGGCGCGGACTACAGCTTCGAGTGCGTCGGCAACACCACGCTGATGCGGCAGGCGCTCGAGTGCTGCCACCGCGGCTGGGGCGTCAGCGTCATCATCGGCGTCGCGGGCGCGGGGCAGGAGATCGCGACGCGCCCGTTCCAGCTCGTCACCGGCCGCGAGTGGAAGGGCACCGCGTTCGGCGGCGCGCGCGGCCGCACCGACGTCCCGAAGATCGTCGACTGGTACATGGACAAGAAGATCGACATCGACTCCCTCGTCACCCACGTGATGCCCGTCGACAAGATCAACGACGGCTTCGAGCTGATGCGAAAAGGCGAGTCGATCCGCGGGGTCGTGACGTTCTGA
- a CDS encoding SH3 domain-containing protein, protein MKSTVRWVVLGSLLALAAGCAAEPEGAGEEVKEEDFAVLPVDSTSSILSAIEVSEGMPDVCVGMIGYSEAERPAAYARLTAAITSAANQWNALLVGNPMWRLKARISPNYMLQTTECTQMMYTGFNVNIWKDVERFKNEYCAKSNMADGCSAAASWRRRTFSLGPWNRYREVDPLDSFTVLHEYGHLLGLGDTYRILGKNDWRGEQPPSVMNGESATLTEDDKLGLAATLRAVKTGVRSCDGIAKPAQLTSNVFGSILCNPKADPIYTHPGREDEPAIAEPPTGPIPETTLREVFDYEVAAIQLNCRAGAGTEHAVVQKLLQGAAIRSTGRIGYSTEGRPWIQVKANGATCYASASLQFIMPQGPIPYSTIDEIDDYAISTLRLNCRSGPGTEYPVLTEMPMGTRVTIEPDRVRYSTEGNPWIHIRANSRVCYASANFKFLVPQVL, encoded by the coding sequence ATGAAGTCGACGGTTCGTTGGGTGGTCCTCGGTTCTCTCCTCGCGCTCGCGGCCGGCTGCGCCGCGGAGCCGGAAGGGGCGGGCGAAGAGGTGAAGGAGGAGGACTTCGCGGTCCTCCCCGTCGACAGCACCTCGTCGATCCTCTCCGCGATCGAGGTCTCGGAGGGCATGCCCGACGTCTGCGTCGGCATGATCGGCTACTCCGAGGCCGAGCGCCCCGCCGCCTACGCGCGGCTCACCGCGGCGATCACGAGCGCGGCGAACCAGTGGAACGCGCTCCTCGTCGGCAACCCGATGTGGCGCCTCAAGGCGCGCATCTCGCCGAACTACATGCTGCAGACGACCGAGTGCACGCAGATGATGTACACCGGCTTCAACGTCAACATCTGGAAGGACGTCGAGCGCTTCAAGAACGAGTACTGCGCGAAGTCGAACATGGCCGACGGCTGCTCCGCCGCCGCCTCGTGGCGTCGCCGCACCTTCTCGCTCGGTCCGTGGAACCGCTACCGCGAGGTCGATCCGCTCGACAGCTTCACCGTCCTCCACGAGTACGGCCATCTCCTCGGCCTCGGCGACACGTACCGCATCCTCGGCAAGAACGACTGGAGGGGCGAGCAGCCGCCGTCGGTCATGAACGGCGAGTCGGCGACGCTGACGGAAGACGACAAGCTCGGCCTCGCCGCCACGCTCCGCGCCGTGAAGACGGGCGTTCGCAGCTGCGACGGGATCGCGAAGCCGGCGCAGCTCACGTCGAACGTGTTCGGCTCGATCCTCTGCAACCCGAAGGCGGACCCGATCTACACGCACCCGGGCCGCGAGGACGAGCCAGCGATCGCCGAGCCGCCGACGGGCCCGATCCCGGAGACCACGCTCCGCGAGGTCTTCGACTACGAGGTCGCCGCGATCCAGCTCAACTGCCGCGCCGGCGCGGGCACGGAGCACGCGGTCGTGCAGAAGCTCCTCCAGGGCGCGGCGATCCGCTCCACCGGCCGCATCGGCTACTCGACCGAGGGCCGCCCCTGGATCCAGGTCAAGGCGAACGGCGCCACCTGCTACGCGTCCGCGAGCCTCCAGTTCATCATGCCGCAGGGCCCGATCCCGTACTCGACGATCGACGAGATCGACGACTACGCGATCTCCACCCTGCGCCTGAACTGCCGCTCGGGCCCCGGCACGGAGTACCCGGTCCTCACGGAAATGCCGATGGGCACGCGCGTCACGATCGAGCCGGACCGCGTCCGCTACTCGACCGAGGGCAACCCGTGGATCCACATCCGCGCCAACTCCCGCGTCTGCTACGCCTCCGCGAACTTCAAGTTCCTGGTCCCGCAGGTGCTCTGA
- the metK gene encoding methionine adenosyltransferase — protein sequence MARYQFTSESVTEGHPDKLCDHVSDAILDAILAQDKRARVACETLAKTGMVVVAGEITTSAWVDMAKIVRKTVADIGYTSSEMGFDAASCAVLTAIEQQSPDIAQGVTEGEGLHKEQGAGDQGLMFGFACDETPNLMPAPIDYAHQLARQLAAVRKAKKVDFLRPDGKTQVTLEYENNVPVRIDAVVVSTQHDEDVKYKTLREAIVDLVIEKVLPKKLLDKNTKFHVNPTGRFVVGGPMGDCGLTGRKIIVDTYGGMGRHGGGAFSGKDPSKVDRSACYYARFIAKNVVAAGLAKRCEVQIAYAIGVAKPVGVHINTFGTGKVDDEKLEKYILEKFDMRPKALIDELGLLAPQYLPTAGYGHFGRSEFAWEKTSRAAQLTADLLGGKGKGAAHTNGTNGTAKKADKKDKKKSGKKERSASASA from the coding sequence ATGGCACGTTATCAATTCACGTCGGAATCGGTCACCGAGGGGCACCCGGACAAGCTGTGTGACCACGTCTCCGACGCGATCCTCGACGCCATCCTCGCGCAGGACAAGCGCGCGCGCGTCGCGTGCGAGACGCTCGCGAAGACCGGCATGGTCGTCGTCGCCGGCGAGATCACGACGTCGGCCTGGGTCGACATGGCCAAGATCGTCCGCAAGACGGTCGCGGACATCGGCTACACGAGCTCGGAGATGGGCTTCGACGCGGCCTCGTGCGCGGTCCTCACCGCGATCGAGCAGCAGAGCCCGGACATCGCGCAGGGCGTGACCGAGGGCGAGGGCCTCCACAAGGAGCAGGGCGCGGGCGATCAGGGCCTCATGTTCGGCTTCGCGTGCGACGAGACGCCGAACCTCATGCCGGCGCCGATCGACTACGCGCACCAGCTCGCGCGCCAGCTCGCCGCGGTCCGCAAGGCGAAGAAGGTCGACTTCCTCCGCCCCGACGGCAAGACGCAGGTCACGCTCGAGTACGAGAACAACGTCCCCGTCCGCATCGACGCGGTCGTCGTCTCCACGCAGCACGACGAGGACGTGAAGTACAAGACGCTCCGCGAGGCCATCGTCGACCTCGTGATCGAGAAGGTGCTCCCGAAGAAGCTCCTCGACAAGAACACGAAGTTCCACGTCAACCCGACCGGGCGCTTCGTCGTCGGCGGGCCGATGGGCGACTGCGGTCTCACCGGCCGCAAGATCATCGTCGACACCTACGGCGGCATGGGCCGTCACGGCGGCGGCGCCTTCTCGGGCAAGGACCCGTCGAAGGTCGATCGCTCGGCTTGCTACTACGCGCGCTTCATCGCGAAGAACGTCGTCGCGGCGGGCCTCGCGAAGCGCTGCGAGGTTCAGATCGCGTACGCGATCGGCGTCGCGAAGCCGGTCGGCGTGCACATCAACACGTTCGGCACCGGCAAGGTCGACGACGAGAAGCTCGAGAAGTACATCCTCGAGAAGTTCGACATGCGTCCGAAGGCGCTCATCGACGAGCTCGGCCTCCTCGCGCCGCAGTACCTCCCGACCGCCGGCTACGGCCACTTCGGCCGCAGCGAGTTCGCGTGGGAGAAGACGAGCCGCGCCGCGCAGCTCACCGCCGACCTCCTCGGCGGCAAGGGCAAGGGCGCCGCGCACACGAACGGCACCAACGGCACCGCGAAGAAGGCCGACAAGAAGGACAAGAAGAAGTCCGGCAAGAAGGAGCGCTCCGCCTCGGCGAGCGCCTGA
- a CDS encoding class I SAM-dependent methyltransferase gives MGTPWDRAATKYLDEWVPRFVPYHLDLVQELTLMQGQRVLVVSAGLGAEVLALARAVGDKGVVRATDPSEDLVGMCQEQVSKAGFAGVTCERAEPDDVGAGGWHAIVCAFGLWSVKDRVSLMKAWASALVPTGKVGVLIFGPPDQEDPFELLAQSLRELEPDAVATPARIDSDRESMARMFEDGGLSLVRHTVLRHTLTFPSAEAFIAAIREGRTWRRVWQELGDERMGLVTARFYDRVGGPTEPMTFEPAVTCAIAALPGAEVELATRSRVTVPPLSSASAVPNPEPSKPQVDPYKDDPFRD, from the coding sequence ATGGGCACGCCCTGGGATCGCGCGGCGACGAAGTACCTCGACGAGTGGGTCCCGCGCTTCGTGCCTTACCACCTCGATCTCGTGCAGGAGCTCACGCTCATGCAGGGGCAGCGCGTCCTCGTCGTCAGCGCGGGCCTCGGCGCGGAGGTGCTCGCCCTCGCGCGCGCGGTCGGTGACAAGGGCGTCGTCCGCGCGACCGATCCGAGCGAGGATCTCGTCGGCATGTGCCAGGAGCAGGTGTCGAAGGCCGGCTTCGCGGGCGTCACCTGCGAGCGCGCCGAGCCGGACGACGTCGGCGCCGGCGGCTGGCACGCGATCGTCTGCGCGTTCGGCCTCTGGAGCGTCAAGGACCGCGTCTCGCTCATGAAGGCGTGGGCCTCGGCGCTGGTCCCGACCGGCAAGGTGGGCGTCCTCATCTTCGGGCCGCCCGATCAGGAGGACCCGTTCGAGCTGCTCGCGCAGTCGCTGCGGGAGCTCGAGCCCGACGCCGTCGCGACCCCGGCGCGCATCGACTCCGATCGCGAGTCGATGGCGCGGATGTTCGAGGACGGCGGCCTCTCCCTCGTGCGCCACACCGTGCTCCGCCACACGCTGACGTTCCCGAGCGCGGAGGCGTTCATCGCCGCGATCCGCGAGGGCCGCACGTGGCGGCGCGTCTGGCAGGAGCTCGGAGACGAGCGGATGGGCCTCGTCACCGCGCGCTTCTACGATCGCGTCGGCGGCCCGACCGAGCCGATGACGTTCGAGCCCGCCGTCACCTGCGCCATCGCCGCGCTGCCCGGCGCCGAGGTCGAGCTCGCGACGCGCTCGCGCGTGACGGTGCCGCCGCTCAGCTCCGCCTCGGCGGTCCCGAACCCGGAGCCGTCGAAGCCGCAGGTCGACCCTTACAAGGACGATCCGTTCCGAGACTGA
- the gcvT gene encoding glycine cleavage system aminomethyltransferase GcvT, with protein sequence MTEATRRTSLYDRHVAAKARMVPFAGFEMPIQYTGIVDEHQAVRTGAGIFDVSHMGELSMSGEHAAAVVDYLVTNDASKLVDGQAMYTCACNEKGTILDDLIVYRAAKDQWLIVCNASNHEKMAAHFAKAAVDHCEFKDQTDATALLALQGPKAFDLLDALGGDAAKLRELKSFHFRDAEIAGVHCTAARTGYTGEDGVEIFCPWDDAPKVWDALVGKGAKPIGLGARDTLRLEARLSLYGNDIDETTNPIEAGLGWVTKLDKAMFVGKEALAAIKAAPLPRKLVGFEVTGRGIARGGYPLKDTSGKVVGACTSGSPAPTVGKNIGLGYLPAELTAIGTKLLVDCRGKDVEAVVVKTPFYKRAQ encoded by the coding sequence ATGACGGAAGCTACACGCCGGACCTCGCTCTACGATCGCCACGTCGCGGCCAAGGCCCGGATGGTGCCGTTCGCCGGCTTCGAGATGCCGATCCAGTACACCGGCATCGTCGACGAGCATCAGGCGGTGCGCACCGGCGCCGGCATCTTCGACGTGTCGCACATGGGCGAGCTCTCGATGTCGGGCGAGCACGCCGCCGCGGTCGTCGACTACCTCGTCACGAACGACGCGTCGAAGCTCGTCGACGGGCAGGCGATGTACACCTGCGCCTGCAACGAGAAGGGCACGATCCTCGACGACCTCATCGTCTACCGCGCGGCGAAGGACCAGTGGCTCATCGTCTGCAACGCGTCGAACCACGAGAAGATGGCGGCGCACTTCGCGAAGGCGGCCGTGGACCACTGCGAGTTCAAGGACCAGACCGACGCGACCGCGCTCCTCGCGCTGCAGGGACCGAAGGCCTTCGATCTGCTCGACGCGCTCGGCGGAGACGCGGCGAAGCTTCGCGAGCTCAAGAGCTTCCACTTCCGCGACGCCGAGATCGCGGGCGTCCACTGCACCGCCGCGCGCACGGGCTACACCGGCGAGGACGGCGTCGAGATCTTCTGCCCGTGGGACGACGCGCCGAAGGTCTGGGACGCGCTCGTCGGCAAGGGCGCGAAGCCGATCGGGCTCGGCGCGCGCGACACGCTGCGGCTCGAGGCGCGCCTCTCGCTCTACGGCAACGACATCGACGAGACGACGAACCCGATCGAGGCCGGCCTCGGCTGGGTGACGAAGCTCGACAAGGCGATGTTCGTCGGCAAGGAGGCGCTCGCCGCGATCAAGGCCGCGCCGCTCCCGCGGAAGCTCGTCGGCTTCGAGGTCACCGGCCGCGGCATCGCACGCGGCGGCTACCCGCTGAAGGACACGAGCGGCAAGGTCGTCGGCGCGTGCACGAGCGGGAGCCCCGCCCCCACCGTCGGCAAGAACATCGGGCTCGGGTACCTGCCGGCCGAGCTCACCGCGATCGGCACCAAGCTCCTCGTCGACTGCCGCGGCAAGGACGTCGAGGCCGTCGTCGTGAAGACTCCGTTCTACAAGCGCGCCCAATAA
- the gcvH gene encoding glycine cleavage system protein GcvH encodes MDFPADLKYTKDHEWAKVDGKRVKVGITAFAVEQLGDITLVTIDAKVGDQLVAGKTFGTIESVKTLSDLYAPISGKVVEVNGALDASPESVNADPYAAWMIVIETDTPIDGLMDQSAYQTHVKDSAH; translated from the coding sequence ATGGATTTCCCCGCAGATCTCAAATACACCAAAGATCACGAGTGGGCGAAGGTCGACGGAAAACGCGTCAAGGTGGGGATCACCGCCTTCGCGGTCGAGCAGCTCGGTGACATCACCCTCGTGACGATCGACGCGAAGGTCGGCGACCAGCTCGTCGCGGGGAAGACCTTCGGCACGATCGAGAGCGTGAAGACCCTCTCCGATCTCTACGCGCCGATCAGCGGCAAGGTCGTCGAGGTCAACGGCGCCCTCGACGCGTCCCCGGAGTCGGTGAACGCCGACCCCTACGCCGCGTGGATGATCGTGATCGAGACCGACACCCCCATCGACGGCCTGATGGACCAGTCCGCCTACCAAACCCACGTAAAAGACTCCGCCCATTGA
- a CDS encoding serine/threonine-protein kinase codes for MKNLVVPGYEVWGHLGEGGMSEVWLAKHVALAAPVVVKTLRRELRATTPDAADRILSEARLMARVSSPRIVRALDAGHVIDEGQPTPYLVQEYVDGLDFAELDRRRRVALGVGLPLWTVCRVMCEVCMGLRAAHQAGVIHRDLKPSNVFGDPEIGIRLGDFGIAVARSDTSVPEGAVGAGTPAFMAPEQLRRGEIGRFTDVWGAGATACDLRYGRGPFANVEELLDPDTPPRLPQPASPAEAYFQDVIRRMVAKDLAVRPRDILAPLAHFTMLSNAIEPPPPVATRTLAHELGVGRVQLRFVVGDIADASVAAIVSSANFKMRMELGVAGALKARGGAEIEEEAMRNGEQALGSCVRTGAGALEARHVFHAVSAWSEVSCVGRAFARALLLADEQGCATLAAPALGTGVGRVSIEMCASAMMNTLRRHVMLGGTRLRELTIWLDSEAKRAVYQDVAEEVLGIYHRHTGPADIGLTDDSAARGDAATCVDPDSH; via the coding sequence ATGAAGAACCTCGTCGTTCCCGGGTACGAGGTCTGGGGGCACCTCGGCGAAGGGGGGATGAGCGAGGTGTGGCTCGCGAAGCACGTCGCGCTCGCGGCGCCGGTCGTCGTGAAGACGCTCCGCCGCGAGCTGCGCGCGACGACGCCCGACGCGGCGGACCGCATCCTCTCCGAGGCGCGGCTGATGGCGCGCGTCTCGAGCCCCCGCATCGTGCGCGCGCTCGACGCCGGGCACGTCATCGACGAAGGGCAGCCCACGCCGTACCTCGTCCAGGAGTACGTCGACGGCCTCGACTTCGCCGAGCTCGACCGCCGCCGCCGCGTCGCGCTCGGCGTCGGCCTGCCGCTCTGGACGGTCTGCCGCGTGATGTGTGAAGTATGCATGGGTCTTCGCGCCGCGCACCAGGCGGGCGTCATCCATCGCGATCTCAAGCCGTCGAACGTGTTCGGCGATCCCGAGATCGGCATCCGCCTCGGCGACTTCGGCATCGCCGTCGCGCGGAGCGACACGAGCGTCCCCGAGGGCGCGGTCGGCGCGGGCACGCCCGCCTTCATGGCGCCGGAGCAGCTGCGGCGCGGCGAGATCGGCCGCTTCACCGACGTGTGGGGCGCGGGCGCGACGGCGTGCGATCTCCGCTACGGCCGCGGGCCGTTCGCGAACGTCGAGGAGCTCCTCGATCCCGACACGCCGCCGCGGCTCCCGCAGCCGGCGTCGCCCGCGGAGGCGTACTTCCAGGACGTGATCCGGCGTATGGTCGCGAAGGACCTCGCCGTGCGCCCGCGGGACATCCTCGCGCCGCTCGCGCACTTCACGATGCTCTCGAACGCGATCGAGCCGCCGCCCCCCGTCGCGACGCGCACGCTCGCGCACGAGCTCGGCGTCGGCCGCGTGCAGCTCCGCTTCGTCGTCGGCGACATCGCCGACGCGTCGGTGGCCGCGATCGTGTCGAGCGCGAACTTCAAGATGCGGATGGAGCTCGGCGTCGCGGGCGCGCTCAAGGCGCGGGGCGGCGCCGAGATCGAAGAGGAGGCGATGCGGAACGGCGAGCAGGCGCTCGGCTCCTGCGTGCGCACCGGCGCGGGCGCGCTCGAGGCGCGTCACGTGTTCCACGCCGTGAGCGCGTGGAGCGAGGTCTCTTGCGTCGGCCGCGCGTTCGCGCGCGCGCTCCTGCTCGCGGACGAGCAGGGCTGCGCCACGCTCGCGGCGCCGGCGCTCGGGACCGGCGTCGGCCGCGTGAGCATCGAGATGTGCGCGAGCGCGATGATGAACACGCTCCGCCGCCACGTGATGCTCGGCGGCACGCGGCTCCGCGAGCTCACGATCTGGCTCGACTCGGAGGCGAAGCGCGCCGTCTATCAGGACGTCGCGGAGGAGGTGCTCGGCATCTACCACCGCCACACCGGCCCGGCCGACATCGGCCTCACCGACGACAGCGCCGCCCGCGGCGACGCCGCGACGTGCGTCGACCCGGACAGCCACTGA